A genomic region of Streptomyces rimosus contains the following coding sequences:
- a CDS encoding tetratricopeptide repeat protein → MSRTGADAASHYEDAMSALLFFRGEVADASQALLAAAPESVMGNVLAAYLGLLGTEEKDATAAREAFTRFTDGVHTEELTPRERMHLAAATSWLDGDIHRAGRILGELTVAHPRDELALATGHQIDFLTGDAVRLRDRVGGALTAWPEDDPHYGHLLGMYAFGLEESGHYDRAREAGLAAVGHNPRDVWGIHAVVHTYEMQGRFAEGIRFLDARTDDWGSGNYLNVHNWWHYCLYALEAGDTARALGIYDAVLHHDASAGLAMELLDASALLWRLLLADRATGDRWPRLADAWAARQDPPYYAFNDVHAVMAYVGADRIADAERLVADRTAWLGRTPPELSNHAMTAEIGLPVCRALIAYGQGRYGDVVDLLAPIRYRLNTYGGSHAQRDAVQKTLLEAALCAGRDETARTLLSERINLRPVCPYNWLAQARLADRLGETAKAAAARTRAAEQAAQGAAALSRP, encoded by the coding sequence GGCGAGGTCGCCGACGCCTCGCAGGCCCTCCTGGCGGCCGCGCCGGAATCCGTCATGGGCAACGTCCTCGCCGCCTACCTCGGCCTGCTCGGTACGGAGGAGAAGGACGCCACCGCCGCCAGGGAAGCCTTCACGCGCTTCACGGACGGCGTACACACCGAGGAGCTGACACCCCGCGAACGGATGCACCTCGCCGCCGCCACCTCCTGGCTGGACGGCGACATCCACCGGGCCGGGAGGATTCTCGGCGAGCTGACCGTCGCCCATCCGCGCGACGAACTCGCGCTGGCCACCGGCCACCAGATCGACTTCCTCACCGGCGACGCCGTCCGCCTGCGCGACCGCGTCGGCGGCGCGCTGACCGCCTGGCCCGAGGACGATCCGCACTACGGCCACCTCCTGGGCATGTACGCCTTCGGCCTGGAGGAATCGGGCCACTACGACCGCGCGCGGGAAGCCGGCCTGGCCGCCGTCGGGCACAACCCCCGCGACGTGTGGGGCATCCACGCGGTCGTGCACACCTATGAGATGCAGGGTCGGTTCGCCGAAGGCATCCGCTTCCTGGACGCCCGCACCGATGACTGGGGCTCCGGCAACTACCTCAACGTCCACAACTGGTGGCACTACTGCCTCTACGCCCTCGAAGCAGGCGACACCGCGCGGGCGCTCGGCATCTACGACGCCGTACTGCACCACGACGCGTCGGCGGGGCTCGCGATGGAACTCCTCGACGCCTCGGCCCTGCTGTGGCGGCTCCTGCTGGCCGACCGCGCCACCGGCGACCGCTGGCCGCGCCTCGCCGACGCCTGGGCGGCCCGCCAGGACCCGCCGTACTACGCCTTCAACGACGTGCACGCCGTCATGGCGTACGTCGGCGCAGACCGCATCGCCGACGCCGAACGCCTCGTCGCGGACCGCACGGCGTGGCTCGGCCGCACGCCGCCCGAACTGTCCAACCACGCCATGACCGCCGAAATCGGCCTGCCCGTCTGCCGCGCTCTGATCGCCTACGGACAGGGCCGGTACGGGGACGTGGTCGACCTGCTCGCGCCCATCCGCTACCGCCTGAACACCTACGGCGGCAGCCACGCCCAGCGGGACGCCGTACAGAAGACGCTCCTGGAAGCAGCGCTGTGCGCCGGGCGCGACGAGACGGCCCGCACCCTGCTCAGCGAGCGCATCAACCTGCGCCCGGTGTGCCCGTACAACTGGCTGGCCCAGGCGCGCCTGGCCGACCGGCTCGGTGAGACCGCCAAGGCGGCCGCCGCCCGGACGCGGGCCGCCGAGCAGGCGGCACAGGGGGCCGCGGCGCTCTCCCGGCCTTGA
- a CDS encoding thioesterase II family protein: MTGKSAWIRDVRRGPRPAAHLIFFPHAGGSASYYRPFAAHLGERLDVSAIQYPGRQDRWNDPFVTSVEGLADEVVGCLSPHDPTPLVLFGHSMGASVAFEVARRLADLGRPADRRLVVSGRRAPSMFRAERALHEGTDEELLAEVARLDGTADQLLADRDLVRLILPAIRNDYRVIETYRPPADAVLDIPLLCLTGDADPRVTREEAAAWKAHTVAEYQEETFSGGHFYLADHTAAVCRAVERFALGTGGSAPLGEGGAQY, translated from the coding sequence ATGACGGGGAAGAGCGCTTGGATACGGGACGTACGCCGGGGGCCGCGGCCCGCCGCCCACCTCATCTTCTTCCCGCACGCCGGGGGATCCGCCTCGTACTACCGGCCGTTCGCCGCCCACCTCGGCGAGCGGCTCGACGTATCGGCGATCCAGTACCCCGGACGCCAGGACCGGTGGAACGACCCCTTCGTCACGTCCGTCGAGGGCCTGGCCGATGAGGTGGTCGGCTGCCTGAGCCCCCACGACCCCACCCCGCTGGTGCTCTTCGGGCACAGCATGGGCGCGTCCGTCGCCTTCGAGGTCGCCCGGCGGCTGGCGGACCTCGGGCGGCCCGCGGACCGCAGGCTGGTGGTGTCCGGGCGCCGCGCCCCCTCGATGTTCCGGGCGGAGCGGGCCCTCCACGAGGGCACCGACGAGGAACTCCTGGCCGAGGTCGCCCGCCTGGACGGCACCGCCGACCAACTGCTGGCCGACCGGGATCTCGTACGGCTGATCCTCCCGGCCATCCGCAACGACTACCGCGTGATCGAGACGTACCGGCCCCCGGCCGACGCCGTGCTCGACATCCCGCTGCTGTGCCTGACCGGCGACGCGGACCCCCGGGTGACCCGCGAGGAGGCGGCCGCCTGGAAGGCCCACACCGTGGCCGAGTACCAGGAGGAGACGTTCTCCGGCGGCCACTTCTACCTCGCCGACCACACGGCCGCGGTGTGCCGCGCGGTGGAGCGGTTCGCGCTGGGGACCGGCGGCTCAGCGCCCCTTGGGGAAGGCGGCGCGCAGTACTGA
- a CDS encoding MAB_1171c family putative transporter codes for MVNVLFLSIAAVLLLAAAYKARPLLRRPRPRGLGALCGFLTGLGASLVFLTPAVGDALSVIHPKLGRLLGNCSTLAAATCISILLLRFNEEPPDADRKARHRLVTLGVVLVAMAVLFFSSPVDDAPGAPTFGELPRTEPLLNIYVLVFTAHLGAAIVDLLRQSLRYSRHAPRTSLRYGLRVIAFGCALGMIYIGYKIVHVVGLWTDAGWLPPEQLCTSLVTPATCTFSVGLPAICSLLLVIGVLLPAIGPALAWPVRRIHLWHLHRGLRPLWAALSAAVPEIQLTATDRLYAAPDAEFRLYRRVIEIRDGMLALRPHRSDEVRRAAEERLRAEGADARELDAGVEAAVLAAALESRRGGRTPEHAVSVEDATLTRPELTNLIDEARWLRRVSHAFVASGAGPAPAPESRPAAGI; via the coding sequence ATGGTCAACGTTCTCTTCCTGTCCATAGCGGCCGTCCTGCTGCTGGCGGCCGCCTACAAGGCGCGGCCGCTGCTGCGCCGGCCGCGGCCGCGCGGCCTGGGCGCCCTGTGCGGTTTCCTGACCGGACTGGGCGCCTCTCTGGTGTTCCTGACGCCCGCGGTCGGCGACGCGCTGAGCGTCATCCACCCGAAGCTCGGCCGGCTGCTGGGCAACTGCAGCACGCTGGCCGCCGCCACCTGCATCTCGATCCTGCTGCTGCGCTTCAACGAGGAGCCGCCGGACGCGGACCGCAAGGCGCGCCACCGGCTCGTCACGCTGGGCGTCGTCCTGGTCGCGATGGCCGTCCTCTTCTTCTCCTCGCCGGTGGACGACGCCCCGGGCGCGCCCACCTTCGGCGAACTGCCGCGCACCGAGCCGCTGCTGAACATCTATGTGCTGGTGTTCACCGCGCACCTCGGCGCCGCGATCGTCGACCTGCTGCGCCAGTCCCTGCGCTACTCCCGGCACGCGCCGCGCACCAGCCTGCGGTACGGGCTGCGCGTCATCGCCTTCGGCTGCGCGCTGGGCATGATCTACATCGGCTACAAGATCGTCCATGTGGTCGGGCTGTGGACCGACGCGGGCTGGCTGCCGCCCGAGCAGCTGTGCACCTCGCTGGTGACGCCCGCGACCTGCACGTTCAGCGTCGGCCTGCCCGCGATCTGCAGTCTGCTGCTCGTCATCGGCGTCCTGCTGCCCGCGATCGGCCCGGCACTGGCCTGGCCCGTGCGGCGCATTCACCTGTGGCATCTGCACCGCGGACTGCGCCCGCTGTGGGCCGCGCTGTCGGCGGCGGTGCCGGAGATCCAGCTCACCGCCACCGACCGGCTGTACGCGGCGCCCGACGCCGAGTTCCGTCTCTACCGCCGGGTGATCGAGATACGTGACGGCATGCTGGCACTGCGCCCGCACCGCAGCGACGAGGTCCGCCGCGCCGCCGAGGAACGGCTGCGCGCCGAGGGGGCGGACGCGCGGGAGCTGGACGCCGGGGTCGAGGCGGCGGTGCTGGCGGCGGCGCTGGAGTCGCGGCGCGGCGGACGTACGCCCGAGCACGCGGTCAGCGTCGAGGACGCCACGCTGACCCGCCCCGAGCTGACCAATCTGATCGACGAGGCCCGCTGGCTGCGCAGGGTCTCGCACGCCTTCGTGGCGTCCGGCGCGGGCCCCGCGCCGGCGCCGGAGTCCCGCCCCGCCGCAGGAATCTGA
- a CDS encoding cytochrome P450 family protein: MSHPMESPEFFRDPYPLLAALRERGPVQQVRSGPHGATWLVTGWAEARTALAEPRLSKDTTRYFADKPSKRNLAPAVSATMLATDPPDHTRLRRLAVKAFTPAAVARLEPRVAEIADGLLDRMADGGDSADLVEDFAVPLPIEVIGDLLGVPREDRPALRRWSNDLFAAGAPDSIDAASHAISDYMTELIAKKRAEGTGADLLTELIAARDEGDRLSEFELVSLAVLLVVAGHETTTNLIGNGALALLRDDALRTRLRQDPALIPDAVEELLRYDSPITTATFRYAAEPLTLGGAEIAAGDVVLVSPGAANRDPARFPDPDTVTPGRSAGHLSFGHGPHHCLGAPLARLEARIAFRALLTRFPGLRLAVPPGELPWRHTRLMRGLSHLPVTWSAQVTDC, from the coding sequence GTGAGCCACCCCATGGAGTCACCGGAGTTCTTCCGCGACCCGTACCCGCTGCTCGCCGCGCTGCGCGAGCGCGGTCCCGTCCAGCAGGTACGGTCCGGGCCGCACGGCGCGACGTGGCTCGTCACCGGCTGGGCCGAGGCCCGTACGGCGCTGGCGGAGCCCCGGCTCTCCAAGGACACCACCCGCTACTTCGCCGACAAGCCGTCCAAGCGCAACCTGGCGCCCGCCGTCAGCGCCACCATGCTGGCCACCGACCCGCCGGACCACACCCGGCTGCGCCGGCTGGCCGTCAAGGCGTTCACGCCGGCGGCGGTGGCCCGCCTGGAGCCGCGGGTGGCGGAGATCGCGGACGGTCTGCTGGACCGGATGGCCGACGGCGGCGATTCGGCCGATCTCGTCGAGGACTTCGCCGTACCGCTGCCCATCGAGGTCATCGGCGACCTGCTCGGCGTTCCCCGCGAGGACCGCCCGGCGCTGCGCCGCTGGTCCAACGACCTCTTCGCGGCCGGCGCGCCGGACAGCATCGACGCGGCCTCGCACGCCATCAGCGACTACATGACGGAGCTGATCGCGAAGAAGCGCGCCGAAGGTACCGGGGCCGATCTGCTCACCGAGCTGATCGCCGCGCGCGACGAGGGCGACCGGCTCAGCGAGTTCGAACTGGTCTCGCTGGCCGTCCTGCTGGTCGTCGCCGGGCACGAGACGACCACCAACCTGATCGGCAACGGCGCGCTCGCGCTCCTCCGGGACGACGCGCTCCGTACCCGCCTGCGGCAGGACCCGGCGCTCATCCCGGACGCCGTGGAGGAACTGCTCCGCTATGACTCCCCGATCACCACGGCCACGTTCCGGTACGCGGCCGAACCGCTCACCCTCGGCGGCGCCGAGATCGCGGCGGGCGATGTCGTCCTGGTCTCCCCGGGCGCCGCCAACCGTGACCCGGCCCGGTTCCCCGACCCGGACACGGTCACCCCCGGCCGTTCCGCCGGGCATCTCTCCTTCGGCCACGGTCCGCACCACTGCCTGGGCGCGCCCCTGGCCCGCCTGGAAGCCCGTATCGCCTTCCGAGCGCTGCTCACCCGCTTCCCCGGCCTGCGGCTGGCCGTCCCGCCCGGCGAACTCCCGTGGCGCCACACCCGCCTGATGCGCGGTCTGTCGCACCTCCCGGTCACCTGGTCCGCACAGGTCACGGATTGTTGA
- a CDS encoding helix-turn-helix domain-containing protein: MGDEDRGPVSLAEKLDRLFRERSRERGKSLSANDVATEINIRAGEQVISGNYIWQLRKGKRDNPTKRHIEALAEYFGVPAAYFHDQRDTGPGGGSADRPDQPPELLEAMQDAGVIAMAARFMDMSAESRTAVLEMIDRVRKLEGLPDVGGATGAQGADPAGNPGETWRTAR; this comes from the coding sequence ATGGGGGACGAGGACCGCGGGCCGGTCAGCCTGGCCGAAAAGCTGGACCGGCTGTTCCGGGAACGAAGTCGGGAGCGGGGCAAATCGCTGTCCGCCAACGACGTCGCCACCGAGATCAACATCAGGGCCGGCGAGCAGGTGATCTCCGGCAACTACATCTGGCAACTGCGCAAGGGCAAGCGGGACAACCCGACCAAGCGCCATATCGAGGCGCTGGCGGAGTACTTCGGCGTGCCGGCCGCGTACTTCCACGACCAGCGGGACACGGGTCCCGGCGGCGGGTCCGCCGACCGGCCCGACCAGCCGCCGGAGCTGCTGGAGGCGATGCAGGACGCGGGCGTCATCGCGATGGCCGCGCGCTTCATGGACATGTCCGCCGAGTCCCGTACGGCCGTACTGGAGATGATCGACCGGGTGCGGAAGCTGGAAGGGCTGCCGGACGTCGGCGGTGCGACGGGCGCCCAGGGCGCCGATCCGGCCGGCAATCCGGGAGAAACCTGGCGTACCGCCCGCTGA
- a CDS encoding response regulator transcription factor yields the protein MRILVAEDLYLLRDGMVRLIEAYGHEVVATAATGPETLDALLKWRPDVSVVDVRMPPDQSDEGLRAALAARAEVPGLPVLILSQHVEQLYARELLADGAGGIGYFLKESVFDGDQFVDALERVAGGGTAMDPAVIAKLLGGGAATRRLGGLTEREHAVLALMAEGLSNQAIGQRLFLSDSAISKYTTSMFGKLGITDDEAGNRRVLAVLTYLNNP from the coding sequence ATGCGCATCCTTGTAGCCGAAGACCTCTACCTCCTGCGCGACGGGATGGTGCGTCTCATCGAGGCGTACGGACACGAGGTGGTGGCGACGGCGGCCACCGGCCCCGAGACGCTCGACGCGCTGCTGAAGTGGCGGCCGGACGTCTCCGTCGTCGATGTCCGGATGCCGCCGGACCAGTCGGACGAGGGCCTGCGCGCGGCGCTCGCCGCCCGCGCCGAGGTGCCCGGCCTGCCGGTCCTGATCCTCTCCCAGCACGTCGAGCAGCTCTACGCCCGCGAACTGCTGGCCGACGGCGCCGGCGGCATCGGCTACTTCCTCAAGGAGAGCGTCTTCGACGGCGACCAGTTCGTCGACGCACTGGAACGCGTCGCCGGCGGCGGTACGGCCATGGACCCGGCCGTCATCGCCAAACTGCTGGGCGGCGGGGCCGCGACCCGGCGGCTCGGCGGGCTCACCGAACGCGAACACGCCGTACTCGCCCTGATGGCCGAAGGGCTGTCCAATCAGGCCATCGGACAGCGGCTGTTCCTCAGCGACAGCGCCATCAGCAAATACACCACGTCCATGTTCGGCAAGCTCGGCATCACCGACGACGAGGCGGGCAACCGCCGCGTCCTCGCCGTCCTCACCTACCTCAACAATCCGTGA
- a CDS encoding sensor histidine kinase — MQQVVSWVSGACVGFVRACAVTVVSMLVPAVWAAAVVWGIQWGAANPWSWVGPLVLVCVSTLALSRPVCRSIRHLVAKWTATTVPAGYRQAAPVTQLSTGHWWNGRSYERTRRDALLDQRWRNRWTDPATWRDLRFTGIVPFTAGVVAAVPPAGVAVAVLGLGQSDLAPRLVGVLGLVVAIGSAPYAWRPVVPVAARFLRPSPAMLLADRVDELTAQRADTTIAQAAEIRRIERDLHDGAQARLVGLGLSLATAEKLMETDPEQARALLREARAGATASLTELRELVRGINPPVLNERGLVDAVCAFALDSPLETTVAAGIRGPLDPPIESALYFGIAELVTNAVKHAHATRARIFLAQDDVGLVVEVEDDGRGGAEVRPGGGLEGLRRRLAVFDGTVEISSPAGGPTRVRMMVPCASL; from the coding sequence ATGCAACAGGTGGTGTCGTGGGTGTCCGGCGCCTGCGTGGGGTTCGTACGGGCCTGCGCGGTGACGGTCGTCAGCATGCTGGTCCCGGCGGTATGGGCCGCCGCCGTGGTGTGGGGTATCCAGTGGGGCGCGGCGAACCCGTGGTCGTGGGTGGGGCCGCTGGTGCTGGTGTGCGTGAGCACGCTCGCCCTGTCCCGCCCGGTCTGCCGGTCGATCCGCCACCTCGTCGCGAAGTGGACGGCCACCACCGTCCCCGCCGGATACCGGCAGGCCGCGCCGGTGACGCAGCTGTCCACCGGCCACTGGTGGAACGGCCGCTCCTACGAGCGCACCCGCCGCGACGCCCTCCTGGACCAGCGGTGGCGGAACCGGTGGACGGACCCCGCGACCTGGCGCGACCTGCGGTTCACGGGCATCGTGCCGTTCACCGCCGGAGTGGTCGCGGCCGTGCCGCCGGCCGGGGTCGCGGTGGCGGTTCTCGGGCTCGGCCAGTCGGACCTGGCCCCCCGCCTCGTCGGCGTGCTCGGCCTGGTCGTGGCGATCGGCTCGGCCCCGTACGCCTGGCGGCCCGTCGTGCCGGTGGCCGCCCGCTTCCTGCGTCCCTCGCCCGCGATGCTGCTGGCGGACCGGGTGGACGAGCTGACCGCCCAGCGCGCGGACACGACCATCGCGCAGGCCGCCGAGATCCGGCGGATCGAGCGGGACCTCCACGACGGCGCGCAGGCCCGGCTGGTCGGCCTCGGCCTCTCCCTGGCGACCGCCGAGAAGCTGATGGAGACGGACCCGGAGCAGGCCAGGGCGCTGCTGCGGGAGGCGCGGGCCGGCGCCACCGCTTCCCTGACCGAGCTGCGCGAACTGGTCAGGGGCATCAACCCGCCGGTGCTCAACGAACGCGGGCTGGTCGACGCCGTCTGCGCCTTCGCCCTGGACAGCCCGCTCGAAACGACGGTCGCCGCCGGCATCCGGGGGCCCCTGGACCCGCCGATCGAGTCCGCCCTGTACTTCGGTATCGCCGAACTGGTGACCAACGCGGTCAAGCACGCCCACGCCACCCGGGCCCGGATCTTCCTCGCGCAGGACGACGTCGGCCTGGTCGTCGAAGTCGAGGACGACGGCCGGGGCGGGGCCGAGGTGCGGCCCGGCGGGGGACTGGAGGGGCTGCGCCGCCGCCTCGCGGTCTTCGACGGCACCGTGGAGATCAGCAGCCCGGCCGGCGGCCCGACCCGGGTGAGGATGATGGTGCCATGCGCATCCTTGTAG